TTGGGACAGGACAGTTCCACCACTCTCTTGCTGGCCACTGCGTTGCGTGCTGCCCTGGGGATGTGCCAGCTCATCGGTCGCTCCCTGCTGTACATGGGGTGTTCATGCTTTGGGGCTGGATCGGAAAAAAGAAACCAAAGCGAGGTTAAACAGCAAGTTCAGAAATGAAGTATGTTGTCCGTTTGCGTGTATGTGCTGCCATGAGTTTGAGATAGAGAGAAATAGAAAGtgaaagaggggagggggagagagattgtCAAAGCTGTAAAGGCAATTGCTATCACTGATCATACATGAAGTTCTTTTTTTCATTCAATGAAATTCACATGCTCAACATGAAGATTCACATAACATGACATAATTCAGCATGagatttataaatttatttctgatttttcccttttttctcccaatttagtggccaatcgatccccatttttcattcaaacacccaccctcgtactgcatgcgttcgccaactgcatctctccggccggcagtctcgaaggagaccgcctccccactttcgtgacaaggcgactccaggccgaaccactgttttttccgacacacacagagtcacattcacgtgacgaacacaagccgactccgccccccttcccgaagacagcgttgccaatgattgctgcttcatggagtccggccatagtcggatctgatgagaccggggcgcgaaccccagtccccactgggcaactgcatcgacacaaagccgatgcttagaccgctacaccaccgcggacccaatcAGCATGAGATTTAGATTACAGATAAGATTTAGATTATTAGTCATATGAAATAACTACTGTTTTTTTGTGATAAAAACACTTTTAACGCTCTTTGCTCTGGCTTGCTTTGAGTGATATCTTTTTAGAGTGACCCAACGTCCTTGCCTGTCTGATGAatttgcagtaaaaaaaaaatgtttgtcgAGATTTTTTCACACCAAGGGAGAAGTTGCAGATGGGTTGGGAGCCAAGCTGTTGATCTTCTCCATCATGTGAGCTGGTGACAGGTGACACAAATAATAAAACAAGTAAAAATCATTAGCAACCTACTGGCAAGAAGTTCAATGCGAGGGGATGCTTTGGGTTGCTTGTGGGATGATTTTGCAGTGTTCAACTCACGGGTGGAGCCCTCCACCCCTAGCCTTCTCTTTGGCTTGGCAAGCTGAAAAATCCGTGGGGTAGCTACAGCATTCTGTACCACTCTGCTCAACTGCAAATCAGGATATCAAACCATAAAGTTGTCTTCTTTATGCACACAGTAGATCATTACCCATTCTAAAATGAACAGAAAATAACAACAGCAGTCATCATGCCAAGATGCAAATACGAGGCGAGGATGAATGGAGCTGAATCACAATACCATCACAGCAACTGCATTGCATTTGTACGAAATGTGGTATTTAAAATAAAGTTTCATTGACTGACTGAAGGTAGTGGATGTTAGCCATTCTGGAGAGCCCTTGTAAACTCAGTTAAAGGTAACAATGTAGGTGCCTTCAGTTctcaacatgttaccagtagaCATTCCTGTGTTTCCTAGCTGCCTTTCAACTGGATTGAATGTTTGGTTTTCGCCTGCCAATAGGTTATAGCACACAGTCTACCCTGTGGCACTGGTATGTCATACTACCATAGCTATGGTAGTTATCTCCCACAGGTTTACACTGAAGCTGCAATGTAGCCTTTGCCGTTAGGCATAAGTTGGTCTGGGAGTGCAGATTCACTCTGAATGATGAAGAGTTTTTTGGGCTAACATGCTAAAATTGTTTTTTTACCCACAGCTAAAATATTCACAATTTAATTTCAGTTTAGTACTCCTTAGAACCCATGTTAACAGGTATCCAATCCCAGGTTTTATGTCAGCCTCATGTGAACATGATTTAAAATGTGGCAGAATAGCATCACAACTAAATTACACTGATTGATTGTGATGCTCATGGTTTTAGCTACCAAATTATCAAAGCCATGAAATGCCATAAAGCTTTATCAGGAACTAAGGCAATATGCTAATATAATGTGAAATGATGATGTCCTCATATTCATGATAATTCGCAGACACACTGAAACAgcagttgttttttgttgttgtttttttacacaaaTCAAGGATAGCTACCTCTGAATAGTGCAGCAATTTTTAAGAATGGATAATATCACTTAACAAGCGTGTGCATAATAATGAAAAATGTACTGGTGTAATTGGCTGGTTGGAGGTTACTCTGCATTGGGTCTACGTGATGTTGCACTCTCCATGCTCGCTCAGTGATGCTCTACAGCACCAATAGCAGATGAACCAGAGTTACCTTGCTTTGTCTTTAAAAGTGCTTTGGTGCTACTCACAGAGGCCAGTATGGGGCGGTCAGGCTGCCAGCCAGCTGCAGGGCAGCGAGGCAGAGCCAGAGCACACAATCGATGAGAGGCATGTGCATGGAGCGCCCCCTTGCTCACCACCCAGATGGGAGAGTCcctgaagagaaagagaaaggtagaTAAAtgagaaggaggagaggggaaagaaTGGATGAAAAGGTAAACAAGGTAAACAAGAGATAGATAAATGGGAGGAAGATATATGTAAGGAAGGAATAAAAAATATTAATTAGAGGAAGGGGAATATAATGAAAGGCAGCAGAAGAAGTAGGAGGGAGATGAGTAGAGTCAAAGAGACGGATAAACGGAGAAAAGAGGACGTCAAATGTTGCAGGATGAAAAGTAATTCGTTGTTGACTGGAATTCAGTGTCAGCAGAGACAAGTGCATTGACTGATAATGCATTTAGTCACCTGATGTGGTCAAAGCCCGGCTGTGTTGTTTTACTTCTAGATAGTTGTGACCAACGAGGCGTTAACTCTAAAATGAGAATATGATTAGGCAACTGCATCACAAAAAAGGAAGAggctgtgagagagagaagggcatAAGCGATACAATGAGAGATAGTGTGAAATAAACTCAGATAAATGgattgagagagaaagggagtgaaATACCAAATGAAGTACTGCAGCCAGTTCGTTTTGGTGGCAGCTCATCCCGCCAGTATACCGACCGACTGGGAAAGAGAAGACAGACCAAAGCAGTGATTGGACTACACatgggaaagagagaaagggagcgaaATGATATAAAGTTATATGGTAAGCTGTACCGGTCTACATGTCTGAGTAGGTTAGGTTTGGGTTGAGAGAGTTGTTCTGTCCGAGATGCCATTGATACGGGGGCTGATGGAGGAAACAAAGAGTGTAAATAACCCATCTTTATTCTTGACATTGCACAGTTAAAATTCACTGACATTATTTACTGACCTTCCAGTATTATCAGTGTTGCATAAACCGAATAAGCGCCAGTTGACAACAGCAGGCGATTGAAAAGACAAATAGACCTGCCTTCAGCAAGGATAGATGATGAATTGGACAAAAGTAAACAGAGTAGAATAAAATGTTTACCAGACGACTGGGGCAAATGAAAACTGCTTTTGGTGCAGCATGACAGAATAACATGGAATACCCCGTTTGACATATATGACACAGGAGATGCCAAACATTACTTAAAGGTGAAGAGACATTTTAAAGTCAAATGACATCAAATAATGAATAGGCCTACATGCAGTGaaccaagaagaaaaaaaaggtgtaCTTCTACTGGCAGAAGATCCATGTAGGCCTAATAGCTAGCCTGCACTGTGGGCCACTAATAACATAAGTGTCACCGTGAGATGTTTTTATTTGCAACCTCGGTGATTTACACCGAACAAAAATATTTCAGGTGGCATGTGCCTACCATGAGCTTAACTTTATTTGGTGTACTTGCTTTGAAAAGTGTTTAATAGCTGCCAACTTTGTCATCTTAACAGATCAGAAAGCATGGCATATATTCTGAGTTTTCATCGAGCAACTTCCTTTCAACATAAAACACGGAGGGATTCATTCTTGCCGCACACTGACATCTTTCCTTGACCAGCTGTGGTTCAGAGGTCACCGATCACAGCTACCGAGGGGAAAACGGAACCCTATACGATGCTGCGGTACACAAACCGAACCAGGCTATGCACTGGCTGAAGATAAAGGACGGGGAAATGATACGGGACTACCGGGGTTTCCGTGATGCTTTTACAATGTGGAAATGAAAAACGTTATTTGTTCTTCCCGTCATCAACTCAGCTTACCTTCCAACTGCAGCAGCTCGCGCCCTTGCAATGCTGACAACGACGCTCGGCGGTTGCCATGGTGGCTGGGGCGTGTGACGTAACGCGCACAACGTAAACGTGTATATTATGAAACGTGCGTACCGTAACCTGGAATGTGTACGTAGCGGCCAGTTCTGTCTTGACGGTATCGTGCACGGACCGCACTCCGCTGGGGGTTCCGCGCGGACTAAAATGGCACAATAGCGGACCGCAGCATGAAgctcatttttgtgaccgcgcgTACCCAGCGTTCGCGTGTGTAAACCTCGTATTTTGGAAGTATTGGTGACAGCCGTCTATCTGGCTGCAGCCGCAGCGCATACACCACACACCCACTTTACCACATGACACACCCACTTGGTAGGCATGCGGAGTGCGTAACATTGTAACATGCCcttacgggagggggggggggcgcaaaatGAAGTGGATGTGTCATGTAGTAAAGTGGGTGTTTCGTGCAGTACTGCAACACTGCAGCTGGACCCAAGAGAAATCAAACATGTGGCAAGCTTGTTAGGTCGGTGGCCGCTGATCTCACCATGTACTCGTATTACTgctttaaataataataaaaaagtagTGCAGAACAAGGCAGATATGTCTCTTTGGGGTCCCAGTCCAATCTGAAGAAGCTCCTCTCCTTGGGAATGGTATTTTTTCCTGTCTTAATAAATGCACTACATGTAAAACCAATGTTATTACTATTAGTCTGTAATACACGTTTTggcggatttttttttctttttctctaaaGTGAGCCTGATTCCATTTAATTGTCTTACTGCTTGATCAACACAACATTTGAGCTCAGTTTTGAACAATTCTATTTTAAATGCATCTTCAAAGTTATTTTAGTCCGGGGTgtccggggtgtccgggtagcacagcggtctattctattgcctaccaacacggggatcccagttcaaatccccgtgttgcctctggtttggtcgggcgcccctccagacacaattggccgtgtctgcgagtgggaagccagatatgggtatgtgtcctggtcgctgcactagcgcctcctctggttggtcagggcgccgaaactggggggaatagcgtgatcctcccatgcactacgtccccttggcgaaactcctcactgtcaggtgaaaagtggctggcgactccacatgtatcgaaggaggcatgtggtaaactgcagccctccccggatcggcagagggggtggagcagcgaccgggaaggctcgacggggtaattggctggatacaattggggggggaaatgagaggggggggggattattttATTCAGTAAATTATTGGCAAATAACAAAAACACTGAATATTGATTGAGCCAGATATCATATAGAACCAGGTTTAAGTGAATGGATAAACAACAACTCAAAACCAATTAAAAAACCAGTACAACTTTATTTAAGGTGTTTTAAACCTTATAAAACAGCACAGTAAGGAATCTACAAAGGCTTTAATAGTCATGATCATAAAGTAAGGAGCTTTTCAATATAATACTGTAAATATTATATCAACTATTATTGCAGGGGTCTGTTACGGCGCTAAGCTAACAACTCAACATCTCGCCAACATTATCACACCCCATTCCCACCCTGATGTCAACATGTTGACAATAAGTGAGGAAAACACTGCAGAGCACACAGTTACAGCATCATATCACATTCAAAGGCCTtttcgaaaaaaaaaaaagccagagaAAAGTATTGGCAATACATAGTTAGGGGGTCAAAATGTAGTGTTTGGTCTGCATCAGTGACACAGTAACACTCTAGTGACACTACAGTACTTGAGGCAAATCTCCACAATACTTATTCCCATGTCTGCAGATAACAGTCTGAAAGAGTAGAGTTTAATTTGTCTTCTACGGCCAAAAACCATCCTTGGTTTAAAAATATTTGCCTACCAATAATGACCTCCATTGATGGCCAATCTTCAGGGTCCAAAGGTAATACAATAAAAAAGGGTATTCAGTGACAATACCAGTTCACAGACCTAAGTTCTTGATGCAGCGAGTGCTCTAATTGAGCCACCAGTGTGGTTAAGGTAATAGAAAAGGAGAGATGGTGCCAAACGCTCTGCTCTCATGGATATAGCTGAGATGAAATGAAGCTGGGTGAGTTGGAAAAGTGAGGGAGCAAAAAGGAAAAGATTGGCTGGCAGCGACTATATATTCAGTAGCACCAAGAGAgggtctgtgtttgagtgtgtgtgtgtgtgtgtgcatgtgtcagagTGTCTGCACTATGACTGGGTACAGTAAGGACATGTGCTCAGCTCCTCGGATAGGCAGCTGGTGGGTGGTATAGTAGTGAATGACCTCGGGAATGGTGAAGAATGGGGGGCTGTTCTCCCCAAGAACATAACGTCCATCGGCAGACTTGGCGAACTTCATATGCATAAACCCCTTACAGctcctgagagagacagagaaaaagagatttTGAATCGTTCACTCAACTTTTGTAACCTTGTCGAAAGATGCTGTACACACAATGGCTATTTTGCAGTAGATATTATGATGCCATTATGAAAGTGGACGCACAGGGATTGTATAAACATCCTATAACGTGATGGGTGAATGGCTTTATGATGTCACGATGATCCGCGAGGCAGAGTTCAACTTTGTTTTTCTCACTGTATTCAGATCAGCTACATTACCATGGAAAGATGACTACTTCTGAGAGAAAAGTTGCTGAACTCATGCGAGGAGATCCTCATCTTTATAAAAGATCACAAAGAAATGAAATGTGCCCAAATTCTGTACTAGCTCTGGTAATAGTTGCTTCATAATCCTTATGTGCCTCCCTAGTGGACTGGAGTGATATATAACCAAGAACAAAGAGTTTGTATCGACTATACTGACAACAGTGTTTTAAGACATGATCTTGACCGTTCCTTTTATGAAAAGTTCTTGTGTCATTTTCAGTATACTGCCCACCTAAGAAGTTGCCTTGAGGCACAGTTCTGACATGATTCTCTTATCATCCACAAATGGATAGTAACCAAAAGAGGCAAAACTGTCTATAGATAATTGTGGAAACCACATAGAAGGTGGTGTTACAGCACAGAGCCAGCTTTTCCCTTTGAGAGAAACTTTGTTCTAATTGTAGCCTGGGTGAATAGGGCGTGTGTCTAATTGATCAGCAACAGCTGAATACCGAGCCTAAAGATGGAGGCTACCTCCCGAGACAGGGTTCCATCCACAAACAGAATAACCATTCAACTCAACAGCACAGAAGATGAGGTTGGCCTAGTTTAACCTCACTATTTTGAAAGACTATAGAGGAAGACAGTACTGTAAATGAATATTGCCAAGTAATGGCACTTTATTGACAAGAAATTGTTAATTTTGGTTTCCACTAACCTAAACCCCTTAACCCACTTCACAGGGAGCTCGGGGGACAGGGTAGGCTACAGAACAGCTTTGCTCATCCGACATTTAATCAGGGTAGACAATTGTGAATCCAGGGGCTTAAACCTAGGGTCCTTCAGTTGACGGATAGCTTCCTGACACTGTGCCACCCTGCTGCCATGCAGGTCCAATtcatggacaatggatggaatgTAAATATGACTTGAGTGCAAGTGTATACCTGATGGAGAGAGAGTAGTCGTTTCTGCAGGTCTGGCTGTTTCTCACCAAGTAGGAGCTCTCCTTGCACAGTGTCAGAAGACTCTCAGCCTCGGAGCGGCTCAAGGCTCCGTGGTACCACCTGCACAGTACAAAGTGAGGAAATCttatccttatctgatgcaagggtctaaggacaggatgttgttaaagccccctgaggcaaatttgtaatttgtgatattaggctatatgaataaaattgacttgaaatgTAAGAACGGGCCAGAGTACTGCTGCAGCAACCCCTTACACTCCGGGTGTCATTCATGCAAAACAGGAACTAGAGATTACTCCTCTTTGCCTCCAATTGCGGGGTCTGCTGCTGTTCGTGCAACAGTGAGCTGGAATTAATCTAAATTGTGACCTTGAGATGGATTAAGGATGGCATTTACATTAGGAATACTGGTTACCCAAACTTCTCCAATTAGCTTATGGAAGTTTTGGCAGTTAGTTTGTCAGCGTTTTCCTGTTGCATTGTTGTTTTGTCATAGCAAAACTTAATGTTCTCATAGTTAGACACATGGTAACCCATCATTCTGAGAAATTTGGATGGGTTACTTTCAGGTCCCCCCCCCAATCTTTTCCCACATGTTCAATTacttttgcttggatatacaGGAGTATATTAGTATTAACTTTAAGTGGCAATCTCACTGCCACCCGTAAAGATAGATGGACagagggactgactgactgacacataCTTCATCTAAACAATTATCATTTGATCACTGAATTTTCCTGAAATATCTCCATCTCCAACATTATATTTTAACCGAATCAGGAAAAAAGACAGAACTTGGGCTATTTTCATGCAGGTGCAATGTTGTGAGGTTTGACACCAGCGcataccaaaaaaaaaccccaacagtcTCTAAacagggctgtcaatgaatattccaaattcgaatatatAACTGAACTGTAAAACAAAAAGACACTAAAGTGTGAATATTAATATTCATTAACgggaaaaaaagcaacaacaaaaaaaacactaccGTAGCGGTCTGCCTCGCGAATTCTCGCAAGGgccttggtcgctgcactggttcaaaatgaaatttaggtcaagctgaacCAAGTGAATGATTCAACAACAAccgtgtggtaaagatggcagagagttcaCAACTCAACTCGGTCACAGAGTGTGATTTTCACTCCgaacaatctaaaaagccccgtttggaaatacttgggattttggtcagaaaacggaaaaattgtggaacctcgagataaagtcgtatgtaagctacagttagcttaccaaaaatactatcaaattgtttatttaaactAGTATGAATATTACCTAATCTGTATAAAAATTAAGCTATCAAATAACCAAATATCTTTGCTTGAGCATAACTGCTTTTGGTATTATAAAAATCAGAGCAATCAACTATAATTTTTATAATACCAAAAGCAGTTATGCTCAAGCGAAGATATTCCAAGCCAAAAGCCTGTCAAACTACGGTCTTCTTGGTAAATGTATGTACATGTTCTTGCGAAACAGTCTACGTGAGTGAGTAGTATTATAGGCATTTAATGTACTCCAGCATACTACAAATAACCAATGATGCACTGAGATACTATACAGTCATTTTGCAACAGCAGAACATTTTACTAGCTACGTAATGTTTGTCATTTCCTCACAGCAGACGTTTTCCACTTCAGTTGGCATTTTAGCTCATTTCCCACACGTACACTGATTAAAAGAAATGTTTTATATACGGCTTGTGATTGAAAGACTAAATCCACCGCTAGTCTATGTCACACAATAAGCACGTAATGAGGGTAATATTTACCAAAGACTTCCTGTTGTAATCTTTGTTGCTGCGGATGTTCATGCTGTCCATGCTCATATTCAGGATTGTATTCGGGCTCGAACATGTATTAGAGAAGTTGCCATTTCCAATCAAGAATGAGAAATTATGTTATTTAGTAGGTTTATAGTTTGCTTAAGGAACCTCCTACACCGGTGTTATATTGAACTCTGTTTCCCGATTGAGATCCGTTTCCCCTATCCAGACGAAACCATTCTCATGGAAACTGGTTAGCTATTGGTAACGATTaagttaaggtaagcgttaggttaagcttagggttaggctgaagtttggttaaggttaatcaagtgtcccagagttgtatcgaactctggctaggggggaaACAGATCAACGGGAAAACAGTTCGATACAACAAGCACTGGGCTCTGCTCCCTCGGCAGGTTTCCAGAAGTTGGCCAATCAGACAAAGTTGGCTTTTAGAGAAAACGGTCCGTTTCAGACAGAGGATGAATTGAGGGGCTGCATAAGGGCCAGTATTAGATAAATAAGGATTTTTCTGAACTGTGAATCCTACAAAGCTACTCTCTATTGGCACCCCCAAAGAAAAATATAGAGCTAGAATGGGTATAATATGGCCACTTTAAAATTGCACTTGTATACTCACACTTGTCTCTCTAGCGGTAGAGATGGGTCCACTCTCTCCCCCAGGAGAGGAGGGGTGTCACTGACCATACGGAGAGTGGCTGAGCCCCCTGCAGCTGAGGTGGATGTGGGACTGGTCCTGGCAAGCCTGTTCTGTTCTGTCTGGCCTCTTGAGCGTTCCCTCTCAACCCCCTCGAACTGAACTACAGACAGAGAAAGGAATAAAAACAGGTGACTAGAAGGTAACCAAACACAAATAACTAACAAAAAATGCTGAACATGCTGCCAAACAGAATATAATTTTTCTTCTTTGAACTTAAAATAATCAGCATAGCCCAAGCCTAAGATAGATTTGCAACATGATTGAACATCACCTGTGCCATTTTACCTGCAAGAGCTTTAGAGATGTCATCCTTTTTCCACTCCCACGGCTGGTCGTATTCATCAGCTGGCCTCTCGTCATCCTGTGGCAGCCTGCTCTCCCTGCTGTCTCCCTGGGAAAATCCACTATCGATTCCCTGAGGCTGCTGCTGTAGAAATGGAGCTTCCCGCTGAGAGTAGCGAGTCTGCTCCTCATAAGGGTTGTCATAAAGCTGGCCCCCATCTCTAATCCCAGCCCTGTTACTCACTGTGTTATGCTGGAGCTCTGCATAAATAACACAAAGCCACACAAACATGGATTGAAAATTAAGACCTTCAATGTAAGCCCGTCAGAAATGCATTTGTTTCTGGCTAACAAGAATTGTTGAGATACTAATTTTGCACTGGAGTTGCTACCAAGCTCCCAGTGTTGAAGCCTGAGCTGAAGCCAGCTTGTCTTGTCTCGGTGTTAGGAATATGGTATGGCAGGGGTGCCTTCGGGTCAAAGTCTATGTGAATCCCAATGGCAAAACCATGCATATTCATTTATTAATTGACATCATTCTCCATCTCCAATAGTTGTTGTACATAATCATCCTCTCATGATTCCTTCTGTTCCACCGAATACATGTCTGTTGCTCGGCTTGTGATCAGTTCAATAAATGGCAGCCTGCCTTTGACAGCTTAACAGCATTAGTGAGACCACACATAGAAAATGAATGGGAATGCACTGCCCATCTCATAATTTTTTATAGAATTTTCTTGGCTGCTACCCTTTAATGTTGTTAATAACCCGTAAATTCTTTGTCATCACTTTTGTATGAGACAATATTGCTCATGTGGGACTATAATTGACCTGAGGTGAAACTGTA
The DNA window shown above is from Lampris incognitus isolate fLamInc1 chromosome 16, fLamInc1.hap2, whole genome shotgun sequence and carries:
- the LOC130126516 gene encoding SH2 domain-containing adapter protein F-like: MAKWLKDYLNFGSRRDPPQPPRPDYTESEILRAYRAQKELDFEDPYQITDKRLHNGSYGSCSATVSLPSFPAFGSVLPNGLEVKVVSPKHRLIKVDSQEFGRCKIPVNPVTVQEEPVVPSAPAASDSDTDYSDPFDARPNPRIRQDWEPKSVPPDCSYMEPFEAQRIISELQHNTVSNRAGIRDGGQLYDNPYEEQTRYSQREAPFLQQQPQGIDSGFSQGDSRESRLPQDDERPADEYDQPWEWKKDDISKALAVQFEGVERERSRGQTEQNRLARTSPTSTSAAGGSATLRMVSDTPPLLGERVDPSLPLERQVWYHGALSRSEAESLLTLCKESSYLVRNSQTCRNDYSLSIRSCKGFMHMKFAKSADGRYVLGENSPPFFTIPEVIHYYTTHQLPIRGAEHMSLLYPVIVQTL
- the spmap2 gene encoding sperm microtubule associated protein 2, with translation MASRTEQLSQPKPNLLRHVDRRSVYWRDELPPKRTGCSTSFELTPRWSQLSRSKTTQPGFDHIRDSPIWVVSKGALHAHASHRLCALALPRCPAAGWQPDRPILASVSSTKALLKTKQAPKHEHPMYSRERPMSWHIPRAARNAVASKRVVELSCPKERKALFEGYNPYIVSQAARSAQPSPRLQELCLPLPRKCKLK